The DNA window CGGGCCAGCTCCGCCGCGCGCTCGTCGCCCACCGCCTCGGCCTCGGCGAGGAGCCAGCGGAACATTCCGTTCGACAGCGCACGTTGCCCTCGCTGGTTGAACAGCCACACCGCCAGATGGCAGACGTCGCTGTTCACCTTGGGGAACGCCAGGCGCCGCAGCTCCATCCCGGCCAGCGATGCAGCCTCCTCGTAACGCGCGCGCAGCGCCATCCACGCCCGCCACTCGTCGGGTGCGGGCAGCTCACGCGCCTCATCGACCCGCTCCCGCAGCCGCCCCGCGATCAGCTCCAGCTCCGCGAGCAGCTCGTCCCGCAGCCGCCGGTGCGACCGAGAGAGCGTCTCTCCGAGATCCTCCCAGGCCGCGCGCGGGATTCCCGCGCCTCGGATGAGCGACACCATGTCCTCGATCACGGCGCCGCGCATCGCCGCGACGGCCACCTCCGCCCGCGTTGCCCCGATCGCCTGTGCGCGCACCCGCACCTCGGCGACCGCGGCGTCCTCGTCGAAGACCGCGTCCCATGCGCCGCCCAGCCGGCGCAGATCTTCGCCGGACACGCCCCCATCCCCCTTCAGGAGCGTCGTCGCGTGCAGCGCCACCGCGCGGCCCCAGAGATCGCCCTCGACCACCGGGACCGCGTGCAGCTCGGGGGACGCGGCGGGCTCGTCCCGCTCGAAGCGCGGCCCGAGCGCCCTTCGCACGAGCGGCAGCGTCGCCGCGTGGTGGGGCGCCATGAGCCAGTACAGCCACAAAGGAAGGTCGGAAGCCCCTTCGGCCCCGGCGAGCAGCCGCCGGGCGACGGCCCCGAGCAGCCGCGCGTCGCCGCTCTGCCAGAGCCTCACGGGGCAGAGCGCGGCGACCCGCTCCCAGTCTCCGCGCGATGCGGCCTCGGCCGCGAGCCACCGCGTCGCCACCTGACGCGCTACCGAGGGACAGGCCCGTTCGTCGAGGAACGACAGGCTCTCGAAGAGCGCGCGGGCACCCGCTCGATCCCCGCGGTGGGCGGTGAGCAGCGCGAGCGCGGCGATCCCTGCACCCCGAAGCGGCGCGATCATCCGCACCACGACCGGCTCTGCCTCGCCCAGGGCGGCTTTCGCGAGCTCGTCCGGGTCCACCCACGGCACGGTCGCGACGAGCTTCTCTTCGAGCCAGGCCGCCGTGTCCTCGTCGTGCCGTCGGGACCGGCTCAGTGCCCACGCGCCGGCCAGCACCGCGCCACCACGCCGGTCTGCGGCGAACACCCAGTCCGCGAGCGACGTCGCGTGGAAGGCGAGCCGTGCGAGGCCCAGCGGGATCAGCACCCACCGGATGACCAGCCCGGGACCCAGCAGCGCCAGGAGCCCTGCGACCAGCGCCGCCACCCCCATCATCGCCGGCTCCCGCGGGGCGCCCAGCCGAAGACCTCCAGCGCCTCGGCGAACGGCGCGCGCGGATCCTCCCGCGCCTCGGCGCGCGCCACCTCCGCCGCCATCGCCAGAAGCTCCTCTTCCTCGGCGTCGGCGGGCATCTCCCCGCCCGCCGCGCCCGTCGCCCCCGAGGTGGCCGGCGCGAGCCTGGCCCACAGCTCGTACCCGAGGCGCTTCTCCGGATCCCGCAGCTCCGCCATCGCGCGCCGCACCTTGTCCGCCGTCCGCTCCCCCGGCCCCACGGGCGTCGTGTAGAGCGCCGCGCTCGCGAGCTGTAGCTCCAGCATCCCCAGGAGCTTCTGCCCCTCGCGCTCCACCTCCATCCGGCTCGCCGTGGGCCGCAGCCCGAGCACGTAGAACGGGTTCTCGCGGATGCGTCGCAGCGCCTCGTCCTCGTGGCCCATTTCAGCGCACCCCCGAGTCGTGCCCCAGCCGCCGCTTCTGCACGTCCACTGGCAGCAGCTTCCAGATCTGCTCGGTGATGGAGCGCAGCGCCGGCATGTCTCCTCGCTCGAGCGCCTGCCGCCCCTCCAGCACCAGCCCCTGCGCGCGCACCAGGTCCGTCGCCTGATCCACCTCCGACGCCGCCTCCTCGAAGGCCCACTGCCATGCCTTCGGGTGTCGATAGAACGCCGCGTTGCTCAGGTTGCGCACCAGCCGGAGCTGACGCTGAAGCTCCACCGCGTTGCGCTCCGCCCGTGCCCTCGCCACTGCCTCCGCGGCTTCCCCGAGGAGCTGTTGCTCCATCTTCGTCCCGTGCTCCCCGATCCAGTGGGACGCCGTCGACAGTGCGATCTGTGCCTCCGACGTGAGTTCCGGCCACCGCTTCTCGCTCTCGGCCTCTTCCAGCGTCACGTCCAGATCCAGCAGCGTCCGTCGCGCCTTCTGCCCTGCGTCGGCGTCTCCTCCACGCGCTGCCTCCACGTCCCGCTCCACCTCGGGCAGTGCGCACTCGACATAGGTCAGCTTGCCGAGTGCGTGGGCATCCTCCCGCCGCAGGGCGTCCCGCTTCAGCGCCCGGAGCCGCGATCGCATCGCCGCGAGCGTCGCGTCGAGCACCTCCACCGCGGCGTCGGGCACGAGCAGGTGCGCCACGTGCTCGAAGACCAGCCCCTGCGCCGGGATCAGCGCCCGCGCCGACAGGTGCCCTCCACGGTCCAGCTCCAGGGTCAGCTCCACCGAAGACCCCGCCGGCAAGCTTGCCTTCAGCCCCTCGCCCTTGATCTCCAGCGTGCCCACCACCCGACACTGGTGCGCCAGCTCCATCTCCCCCTGCACCACCGGGATCTTGAGCAGATGACCCCCGCTCCCCTTGGCCACGCTCTCCACCGTCTGGTGCACGAACGTCCGCTTCGCCGGCAGCGGCGCCCCGCGCTCGAAGTACACCCGCACCGAGTCGTCCGCGAGCGCCACGCCGATGGTCCGGGACAGCGGCGGATCGCTGATGGTCAGCCCTTGCACGATGGTGATCGTCGCCGGGTGCACCGGCACGGGCGCCCCCGTCGTCGACCTCGCCTCCAGCCGGAACACGTTCGGACGGCGCGGCAAGAGCTCCGCCGACACCACGAACGCCCCCTCCGCGTCCAGCTTCGCCTCCACGCTCTCCCAGAGCCCGTCGCCGCGCACGAGCCGGATCGACGCCAGCGCGCCCTCGTCCTTCTCGCCGCCGCGCTTCGCCCCCGGGTTTCCACCGTCCACGCGCCGACCGATCACGTGCGGCATCAGATCGCTCGTCATCGCCGGGTACTGGAGCCAGAGCCGGTGCGCCGCTTGCGCCTCGGCCTCCTTCGCCTCGGTGCGCGCCTCGAGCCCCGCCGTCGCCGCGTAGAGCGCCGCCCCTTGCGCCACCAGCGTCATCGGGTCGAGCCCCTCGCCGAACGGCGCGCCGAGCGCCTCCTTCACGCGCGACCGCACGACGGGCATCACCGTCGGGCCGCCGACCAGCACGACCCGCTCGAGCTGCCCTGGCGCGAGCCCGTGCGCCGCGAGCAGCCGCCGGCACACCTCGATCGAGCGATCGACGATCGGCGCGCACAGCGCCTCCAGCGTCGCCCGGTCGAGCGTCAGGTCCACGTCGATCGACTTCCCCTCCACCTCGAACAGCTCCGGCAGCGACAGCGACGCCTCCCGCGCACGCGTCAGCTCGATCTTCGCGTCCTCCACGAGCAGCTTCAGCTTGCGCACCCCGGCCGCGAGCGTTGCGTCGGAGCGGCTCAACGTCACCCCGTGCGGGCGCCCGAGTTCTCCAAGCGCCCAGTCCACGACGGCCCAGTCGAAGTCGCGCCCGCCGAGGAAGTTGTCCCCGTCGTGCCCCACCACCCGCAGCAGACCATCGCGCGTCTCCAGCAGCGACACATCGAACGTCCCGCCCCCCAGATCGTAGACCAGCCAGCTCCCCGTCTGCTCCTCCGCCGACCACCCGGCGGCGAGCGCCGACGCCACCGGCTCCTGGATCAGCTCCACCCGCTCGAACCCTGCGAGCCGCGCCGCCTCCGAGGTTGCCGCGCTCTGCGGCAGCTCGAACAGCGCCGGCACCGAGATCACCGCCCGGCTCGGCGCCACCCCGAGCTGCTCGGCGATGTCCGACCGCAAGGACTTCAGCACCTCGGCGGAGAGTTCCTCCGGCTTTCTCGTCACCTTCGCCGCCGAGAACGAGAGGGCCTGCGCCGTCCCCATCAGCCGCTTGAACTCGCCGCGCGTGTTTTGTGGATCCGTCTCCAGGAGCCTCCGGGCGCGTGCGCCCACCGTCACCGCCCCCTTGCCGTCGATCCGCACCACGCTCGGGGTGAGCGTCGCGCCCTGCGCGTTGCGCACCAGGGTGAGCTGATCCCCGTCGAACACGGCGGCAGTGGAGTTCGTGGTGCCGAGGTCGATGCCTACGTAGAGGGGCCTTTGCGACATCGAGGGCAATCATACCCCGGACCCGCCCGGACGCGAGACCGGGGCTGGATCGAGGCGCGCTCGCCCTCGGGTGCCCCCGCCCTCAGTACAGCATCCCCTTCATCGGCTGGAGTGGCGCCGGCAGCGCCGCCTCGCCCAGCATCTGACGCAGGTTGATCTCGATCGTCCGGCACAGGGACGTCATCGGTATGTCGCTCACGTCGTCCTCGAAGGGCGTCTCGATGTCGCGCCCGATGGCGTCCATCGCGATGAAGAGGAACGCCACCGTCGCCGTGACCGCGGCGGTCATCCAGCCCAGCTCACTCACCACGCTGAGCGGCACGAGCAGCAGGTACACGCGCACCATCGCCCGCGGCAAGAAGTCGTATTGCCGCGGGATGGGCGTGTTCTTGATGCGCTCGCACGCGCCCAGGATGTTCGTCAGATCGGTGAGCGACCCGTCCATGGCCACCAGCCGGAACACGTCCTGGGGGCTCGCCTCGCGCCCGTAGATCCGTCGCAGCCGCGTGCCCATCCACACCAGGATCGCGGCGGGCACGTTCTGCTCCTGACGCAGCGCGTCCAGCACCGCGGGCCGGAAGAAGTTCTCGATCTGCGGGATGGGATCCTGGCGCCGCAGATGGCACCGCAGGGCGTGGACGAAGCCGATCTGCGCGTAGATCAGGTCCCTGCCGTTCTCGACGACCTTCTCCATCGAGCCGGCCGCCGCCTCGTTCCGTGCAGCGCGGCCCAGCTCGAGCGACGCGCGGATCTTCCGACGGCTGCTCGGCTCCAGCAGGTCCAGCGCCTTGCCCACCTGATCGCGCACCGCCCCGTCGCTCGATCGGCCGTAGACGCTACTCGGGATCCCGGGCGGCTCCTCGTCGTCGTCGCCTTCGACCATCGCCGCCGTCTGCAAGAGGCGCGATGCCGGGATCGCCTCGTCCTGATCGCCAGGCTCACCGCTCACCTGGGTGGGCAGGAAGATGAGCACCTGGCGCGCGATGGAGCGCGAGGTGTTCACCAGCCCTCCCCACAGGGTCCGCGCCTCCCACCAGCGGTCGTAGGCGTTGTTGTTCCGGAAGGCGAGCAGCACCCCGAGCGCCGCGGCGAGCACCGAGACCGGAAGCTCCGGCACGGACAGCCAGGTGTACCCGAGCAGCTTGTAAGCAGCGGCCACGGACGTGCCGAACAGCACGTGCAGGATCACCGGCAAGCCCGTGTACCGAAGGACGATCCGGGCAGACAGCGTGCGGCTGACGATCACGGTGTGACTCCTCGACCAGAGAGCATGAGCAGAGGCCCGAAAGCATGACCAGGAAGGCGGGCACCGCCATGCACAATCCTCACCAGCGGATCATCGCAGCCGTCCGGGCGTTCCGTGCATACGGTGCTCCCTGGTTGATTGCCTAAGAACCTCCCCTAGAGGAGAGTCACCGTCGCCATGGACCTGCTCTACGCGCGTGCTCAGATGGGCCTGTCCCTCGCCTTCCACATCATCTTCGCGGCTGCGGGGATCGCGCTGCCGCTGCTCATGGTGATCAGCGACCTCAAGGCGCGGAGGACGGGGGATGCCGACTACGCGGCGCTCAGCCGCAAGCTCGCCAAGGGCACGGCCATCCTGTTCGCCGTCGGGGCGGTCAGCGGCACGGTGCTCTCCTTCGAGCTGGGGCTGCTCTGGCCCGAGTTCATGGGCACGTATGGTCAGGTCATCGGGCTGCCATTCGCGCTCGAAGGGACGGCGTTCTTCACCGAGGCCGTCTTTCTCGGCATCTACCTCTACGGCCGCGACCGGATCTCGCCGGGGCTCCACCTGTTCTCCGGGATCATGGTGGCCTTGAGCGGCGCGGCGAGCGCGTTCTTCGTCACCCTGGTGAACGCCTTCATGAACCACCCCACGGGCTTCACCCCGTCGCCGGACGGGCCGGTCGACATCGACCCCATCGCGGCGATGTTCGGCCCGAGCTGGCCTCACCAGACCGTGCACACCTTGCTCGCGTGTTATCAGGCGAGCGCCTTCGCGATGGCCGGCATCCATGCCTGGGTCTTGCTCCGGCACCCCGGGTCGACGTTCCACCGGAAAGCGCTCAGCGTCGCCTTGCCGCTCGCCTGCGTCACCGCGCTCCTCCAGCCCGTCGTCGGTGACCTCTCGGCCAAGCACGTCGCCACGGCGCAGCCGGTGAAGTTCGCGGCGCTCGAGGGCCTGTTCGAGACCCGGAAGGGGGCGGGCCTCAGCCTGGGGGGCATCCCCGACGTGGAGACCGCCACCACGCCGTACGCAATCGAGATTCCCAAGGCGCTCTCGGTGCTGGCGTTCGGCGACCCGAACGCGGAGGTGAAGGGGCTCGAAGAGTTCCCCCGCGCCGACTGGCCCCCCGTCGCCAAGGTGCATCTCTCCTTCCAGCTCATGGTCGGCACGGGCAGCGTCATGGCCGTGCTCTCGGCGATCACCCTGTTCCTGCGCTTCCGGCGCAAGGCGTGGCCCGACGGCCGGCGCCTGCTCTGGGGCTGGCTGCTCTGCGGGCCGCTCGGGGTCGTCGCGATGGAGGCCGGGTGGCTGGTCACCGAGTGGGGCCGGCAGCCCTGGATCATCCGTGGCGTCATGCGCACCGCCGACGCGGTGACGCCGGTGCCTCATCTCGCCGCGCCGTTCTGGACCTTCACCCTCGTCTACGCCTTCCTCGGCGCGATGGTGGTGTTCCTCCTCGTGCGTCAGGTGTCGGGCACCTTGCCGGGC is part of the Chondromyces crocatus genome and encodes:
- a CDS encoding Hsp70 family protein — protein: MSQRPLYVGIDLGTTNSTAAVFDGDQLTLVRNAQGATLTPSVVRIDGKGAVTVGARARRLLETDPQNTRGEFKRLMGTAQALSFSAAKVTRKPEELSAEVLKSLRSDIAEQLGVAPSRAVISVPALFELPQSAATSEAARLAGFERVELIQEPVASALAAGWSAEEQTGSWLVYDLGGGTFDVSLLETRDGLLRVVGHDGDNFLGGRDFDWAVVDWALGELGRPHGVTLSRSDATLAAGVRKLKLLVEDAKIELTRAREASLSLPELFEVEGKSIDVDLTLDRATLEALCAPIVDRSIEVCRRLLAAHGLAPGQLERVVLVGGPTVMPVVRSRVKEALGAPFGEGLDPMTLVAQGAALYAATAGLEARTEAKEAEAQAAHRLWLQYPAMTSDLMPHVIGRRVDGGNPGAKRGGEKDEGALASIRLVRGDGLWESVEAKLDAEGAFVVSAELLPRRPNVFRLEARSTTGAPVPVHPATITIVQGLTISDPPLSRTIGVALADDSVRVYFERGAPLPAKRTFVHQTVESVAKGSGGHLLKIPVVQGEMELAHQCRVVGTLEIKGEGLKASLPAGSSVELTLELDRGGHLSARALIPAQGLVFEHVAHLLVPDAAVEVLDATLAAMRSRLRALKRDALRREDAHALGKLTYVECALPEVERDVEAARGGDADAGQKARRTLLDLDVTLEEAESEKRWPELTSEAQIALSTASHWIGEHGTKMEQQLLGEAAEAVARARAERNAVELQRQLRLVRNLSNAAFYRHPKAWQWAFEEAASEVDQATDLVRAQGLVLEGRQALERGDMPALRSITEQIWKLLPVDVQKRRLGHDSGVR
- a CDS encoding bestrophin family protein produces the protein MIVSRTLSARIVLRYTGLPVILHVLFGTSVAAAYKLLGYTWLSVPELPVSVLAAALGVLLAFRNNNAYDRWWEARTLWGGLVNTSRSIARQVLIFLPTQVSGEPGDQDEAIPASRLLQTAAMVEGDDDEEPPGIPSSVYGRSSDGAVRDQVGKALDLLEPSSRRKIRASLELGRAARNEAAAGSMEKVVENGRDLIYAQIGFVHALRCHLRRQDPIPQIENFFRPAVLDALRQEQNVPAAILVWMGTRLRRIYGREASPQDVFRLVAMDGSLTDLTNILGACERIKNTPIPRQYDFLPRAMVRVYLLLVPLSVVSELGWMTAAVTATVAFLFIAMDAIGRDIETPFEDDVSDIPMTSLCRTIEINLRQMLGEAALPAPLQPMKGMLY
- a CDS encoding cytochrome ubiquinol oxidase subunit I; the encoded protein is MDLLYARAQMGLSLAFHIIFAAAGIALPLLMVISDLKARRTGDADYAALSRKLAKGTAILFAVGAVSGTVLSFELGLLWPEFMGTYGQVIGLPFALEGTAFFTEAVFLGIYLYGRDRISPGLHLFSGIMVALSGAASAFFVTLVNAFMNHPTGFTPSPDGPVDIDPIAAMFGPSWPHQTVHTLLACYQASAFAMAGIHAWVLLRHPGSTFHRKALSVALPLACVTALLQPVVGDLSAKHVATAQPVKFAALEGLFETRKGAGLSLGGIPDVETATTPYAIEIPKALSVLAFGDPNAEVKGLEEFPRADWPPVAKVHLSFQLMVGTGSVMAVLSAITLFLRFRRKAWPDGRRLLWGWLLCGPLGVVAMEAGWLVTEWGRQPWIIRGVMRTADAVTPVPHLAAPFWTFTLVYAFLGAMVVFLLVRQVSGTLPGRAASEASHGG